A part of Methanohalobium evestigatum Z-7303 genomic DNA contains:
- a CDS encoding amidohydrolase family protein, with product MADIIIKNVYVLTMDSYELTQGVVVIENGTITEVAESTEQDADQIIDAKGSVVMPGFVNTHTHAAMTLFRGYADDIPLDEWLKNYIWPAEEHLTDEDAYIGTKLACLEMIKSGTTSFADMYIHMNDVAQAVKDSGMRAALSYGLIDLGENRSADVELSKGKQFVLDWKGEAEGRIITMYGPHAPYTCSEGFLSKVKKEANHDRVGIHIHVLETESELNQMKQQYGMCSINLLDRLGFLGPDVLAAHCVWLSDDDIEILRGRGVHVSHNPVSNMKLASGVAPVPRMLDRGVNVSLGTDGCASNNNNLDMFEEMKTAALLHKVESLDPTVLPARQVLEMATTSGARALGIKSGVLREGYNADVIIVDMNKPHLTPVYDIHSHLVYSASGSDVSTTIVDGRILMQDYEVVCMDEQDVLDRARTAASGLVERAKF from the coding sequence ATGGCAGATATAATAATCAAAAACGTCTACGTCCTGACAATGGATTCTTATGAGTTAACACAGGGAGTAGTTGTAATAGAAAACGGTACCATAACAGAGGTAGCAGAATCCACTGAACAGGATGCAGACCAAATCATCGATGCAAAAGGCTCAGTTGTGATGCCGGGTTTTGTCAATACCCATACACATGCAGCGATGACGTTATTCAGAGGTTATGCAGATGACATTCCTCTTGATGAATGGCTCAAGAATTACATCTGGCCTGCTGAGGAGCATTTAACAGATGAAGATGCGTATATAGGAACAAAACTTGCATGTCTGGAGATGATAAAATCAGGCACAACTTCATTTGCTGATATGTACATCCATATGAATGATGTTGCACAGGCTGTTAAAGATTCTGGCATGAGGGCTGCTCTTTCCTATGGATTAATTGATTTGGGTGAAAATAGGTCTGCTGATGTAGAGTTATCCAAGGGAAAACAGTTTGTCCTTGACTGGAAAGGAGAGGCAGAAGGTCGGATAATAACAATGTATGGACCACATGCTCCTTATACCTGTTCTGAAGGTTTTTTGTCAAAAGTAAAAAAAGAGGCAAATCACGACAGAGTCGGCATCCATATCCATGTACTTGAGACCGAGAGTGAATTAAATCAAATGAAACAGCAGTACGGGATGTGTTCAATCAACCTTTTGGACAGGCTTGGATTTTTAGGTCCGGACGTACTTGCAGCACATTGTGTCTGGTTGTCGGATGATGACATAGAAATACTCCGAGGACGAGGAGTTCATGTATCCCATAATCCAGTAAGCAACATGAAACTTGCATCCGGGGTAGCACCAGTACCCAGGATGTTGGACAGGGGCGTAAATGTCTCGCTGGGAACAGACGGCTGCGCATCTAACAATAATAACCTGGATATGTTTGAAGAGATGAAAACGGCGGCACTACTTCATAAGGTGGAGAGCCTTGACCCGACAGTACTACCGGCTCGTCAGGTGCTTGAGATGGCAACAACCAGCGGAGCGAGGGCACTTGGTATAAAAAGTGGTGTATTGAGAGAGGGTTATAATGCAGATGTAATCATAGTAGATATGAACAAACCTCATCTCACACCAGTGTATGATATACATTCACACCTTGTATATTCCGCATCAGGTAGTGATGTTAGTACGACCATAGTTGACGGTCGGATACTTATGCAGGATTATGAAGTAGTTTGTATGGATGAGCAGGATGTACTGGACAGAGCCAGAACTGCCGCATCCGGTCTTGTAGAGCGAGCTAAATTCTGA
- the coaBC gene encoding bifunctional phosphopantothenoylcysteine decarboxylase/phosphopantothenate--cysteine ligase CoaBC, whose translation MKNTAHQIHPTKWIKNQKSESLAGKTIVLGVTGSIAAVRVVDVARDLIRNGADVYAVTTEASEWIINPCALNYATGNNVITELTGDVEHVKFCGLNGCADLLVIVPATANTIGKIAGGIDDTPVTTFATTALGSNMPIIIVPAMHESMYNHPGVVENIDKLKSWGVSFVGPYFEEGVAKIAPNDTVVLNVERAARDGDLTGKRVLITGGATAESIDPIRILTNRSSGKTGMELALEAYRRGAYVTIVHRNYLDVQGINEIYVESADQMIDSVMDELENGYDAFISSAAISDYTLDYSSHKIKSGNDQLSLVLRPTRKLLNEVRKAYSELVITGFKVETGITEDELISRSQKLQQEHGLDLIVANNVGYKGMGDDTNEVYIIDSDSGKPVHVSGSKRVIASKVFDNLAEKLK comes from the coding sequence ATGAAGAACACAGCACATCAGATACATCCTACAAAATGGATAAAGAACCAGAAAAGTGAGTCACTTGCAGGTAAAACGATTGTACTCGGTGTAACTGGAAGTATCGCAGCCGTGCGTGTTGTAGATGTTGCAAGGGATTTAATAAGAAATGGTGCTGATGTCTATGCAGTAACAACAGAAGCATCGGAATGGATAATCAATCCCTGTGCCCTTAATTATGCCACAGGAAATAATGTGATAACAGAACTCACTGGCGATGTGGAACATGTCAAATTCTGCGGTCTTAATGGATGTGCAGACCTTCTGGTTATAGTTCCAGCAACTGCCAATACTATTGGTAAAATAGCAGGAGGTATTGATGACACTCCTGTAACAACATTTGCAACAACTGCTCTTGGTTCAAATATGCCTATTATAATAGTACCTGCAATGCATGAGTCCATGTATAATCACCCGGGAGTAGTAGAAAATATAGATAAATTAAAATCATGGGGTGTATCATTTGTAGGGCCATATTTTGAGGAAGGAGTAGCAAAAATCGCTCCAAACGATACAGTGGTATTAAATGTAGAACGTGCAGCAAGAGATGGTGATCTTACAGGTAAAAGGGTTCTTATAACAGGTGGCGCCACAGCAGAATCTATAGACCCTATACGAATTCTTACTAACCGTTCATCAGGAAAAACCGGTATGGAACTTGCTCTGGAAGCTTATAGAAGAGGAGCGTATGTTACAATAGTTCATAGAAACTATCTTGATGTTCAAGGGATAAACGAAATCTATGTAGAAAGTGCTGACCAGATGATTGATTCTGTAATGGATGAACTTGAAAACGGATACGATGCATTTATTAGTTCTGCAGCAATCTCGGATTATACATTGGATTACTCGTCTCATAAAATAAAATCTGGTAATGACCAATTGTCTCTTGTATTAAGACCTACAAGGAAATTGTTAAATGAGGTCAGGAAAGCTTATTCTGAACTTGTGATAACTGGTTTCAAGGTAGAGACCGGAATAACAGAAGATGAGCTTATATCAAGGTCTCAAAAACTTCAGCAAGAACATGGACTTGACCTTATAGTTGCAAATAATGTTGGATATAAGGGTATGGGAGACGATACCAATGAAGTATATATAATAGATTCGGATTCTGGAAAACCTGTCCATGTAAGCGGTTCTAAACGGGTTATTGCCAGTAAAGTTTTTGATAACCTGGCTGAAAAATTAAAGTGA
- a CDS encoding 4-phosphopantoate--beta-alanine ligase, whose protein sequence is MTQIPHDHPRYKSLITREMAVEGVKKGITSTQGLIAQGRGEAFDYLIGEYSTESAKEAERAATAHLLLAKKPVISINGNTAALVPDEMVELSNIIKASLEVNLFHRSRDRIDRIIEHMESHGAENVLGRKGDSVLDLSHDRRMVDHEGIYSADVVLVPLEDGDRCEKLSEMDKVVIAIDLNPLSRTSQCADVTIVDNITRAFENMLQYADEMKNLNYDKLREIVDSYDNNRIITLAIDEITTWLSKFSKESGTKRL, encoded by the coding sequence ATGACACAAATTCCGCATGACCACCCAAGATATAAATCACTCATAACACGTGAAATGGCTGTAGAGGGAGTGAAAAAAGGCATAACAAGCACACAGGGTTTAATTGCACAGGGTCGAGGTGAAGCATTCGATTACCTTATAGGAGAATACAGTACTGAATCTGCAAAGGAAGCGGAAAGAGCAGCAACAGCACATTTATTATTGGCTAAAAAACCTGTAATATCTATCAATGGTAATACTGCAGCACTTGTTCCTGATGAAATGGTAGAATTGTCCAATATTATCAAAGCATCACTTGAGGTAAACCTTTTCCACAGGAGCAGGGACAGAATCGACAGGATAATAGAACATATGGAATCACACGGTGCTGAAAATGTACTGGGGAGAAAAGGGGATTCAGTTCTTGATTTATCACATGATAGAAGAATGGTAGACCATGAAGGCATATACAGCGCAGATGTAGTATTGGTACCACTGGAAGATGGAGACAGATGTGAAAAATTATCAGAAATGGATAAAGTGGTAATAGCGATTGACTTGAATCCTTTATCCCGTACATCCCAATGCGCGGATGTAACGATAGTGGATAACATAACCCGCGCTTTTGAAAATATGCTGCAATATGCCGATGAAATGAAAAATTTAAATTATGATAAATTAAGAGAAATTGTAGATAGTTATGACAACAATCGAATTATCACTTTAGCGATTGATGAAATAACAACATGGCTTAGCAAGTTTTCAAAAGAATCTGGCACTAAACGATTATAA
- a CDS encoding pantoate kinase — protein MSEIHTGTGFAPAHITGFFEIHNHKDLQYKGSTGCGLVLDQGVKTEIRADDTLKRTRVLLNGSPVQVDAINTAIDMLTDLPVAVNIRTNIPLGCGLGLSGAGALSVAYALNQALSLSYTSKHLADIVHLAEVNTGSGLGDATAQLYRGAVIRTKPGKPSKGEVDFIPSEKFTVYVVVLGNVSTKSVIENREMVDRINSAGGKAHSLILKRPTIDNFMEQSKNFAMETGLLKDRAKDLIEAIELSGGKASQAMIGDTVFAITDKKTKNEVYDSMSEFGEVLELDSGTGCNTI, from the coding sequence ATGTCGGAAATACATACAGGAACAGGTTTCGCTCCTGCTCATATAACAGGTTTTTTTGAAATCCATAACCATAAAGACCTACAATATAAAGGTTCTACTGGTTGCGGACTGGTGCTTGATCAGGGGGTTAAAACTGAAATACGTGCAGATGATACGCTCAAAAGAACTCGGGTTCTTTTAAATGGTTCACCAGTTCAGGTGGATGCTATTAACACAGCAATAGATATGCTTACAGATTTACCTGTTGCTGTAAATATCAGGACAAATATACCATTAGGTTGTGGATTGGGATTATCAGGTGCAGGAGCATTGAGCGTAGCTTATGCGCTCAACCAAGCACTTTCTCTGAGTTATACATCCAAGCATCTCGCTGATATTGTACATCTGGCAGAAGTAAACACGGGAAGTGGTCTGGGGGATGCTACGGCACAGTTGTATAGAGGTGCAGTTATCAGAACAAAACCCGGTAAACCATCAAAAGGAGAAGTGGATTTTATACCTTCAGAAAAATTTACTGTGTATGTTGTAGTATTGGGTAATGTATCTACAAAATCGGTTATTGAAAACAGAGAAATGGTTGATAGGATAAATTCAGCGGGTGGAAAAGCTCACTCTTTAATCCTGAAACGCCCTACAATCGATAATTTTATGGAGCAATCTAAAAACTTCGCGATGGAAACCGGTCTCTTGAAGGACAGAGCAAAGGATTTAATTGAAGCTATAGAATTGTCTGGCGGCAAAGCTTCCCAGGCAATGATTGGTGATACTGTATTTGCAATAACTGATAAAAAGACAAAAAACGAAGTGTACGACTCTATGTCAGAATTTGGTGAAGTTTTGGAATTAGATTCAGGTACAGGTTGTAACACAATTTAA